The Flavobacterium sp. N2270 genome contains the following window.
TTGTTCTTTATACTGAATTGTATGATTTTGTCTAACATTGAAAATATTATAATGAATTAGAAATTAGCAAATTAAAAATTTGCCATAATTTGTGGTAAAAACACAAGTTTCTAACCCGAAACTACTCGGGCTTCATTATACTATTTGAGGTGGTTGCCAAATACTCCCAAAGAAATTGGAATACAAATTAGATTTGTAAATGGAGTTTAGCGTTTGAATTTCTACTGTTGGAGTATGAAAATTAAAAACTATTGCAGGAACATAAGATAAAACACTTTGTCCGCAACAATTACAAACACAAAAAGGAGAACAAGCGTCATTTTCCTTATCGTGTGAATGATTTTCGTGGTTTGTGTCTATTTTACTAGAAGTGTGCGTAAAACTAGTTGCTTCCACATCTGCACAAGGCAAACATGAAAGTACTACTAAATACAGTGATAATATGTAGTTTAAAAATTTCACAGCTGTAAAAGTAGTAAAATTAATTTTTAATTTTTACTTTTTTTTATGCTTCTTTACTATTCAACTTAAAACTAGAACTAAATTTATCTTTCAAAGTTTTCATATCCTCACTTACTTTTCTATCCAACACTTTTGCGTAATGTTGTGTTGTTCTCAAATTTTTATGTCCAAGCATTTTACTTACGCTTTCAATTGGTACACCATTTGTAAGCGTTACAGTTGTCGCAAAAGTATGACGGGCAATGTGAAAAGTTAATTCTTTTTCAATCTCACAAACAGTTGCTATTTCTTTTAAATAGGCATTCATTTTTTGATTAGATAAAATAGGAAGTAATTTTTCTTGATTGTTACTTTGTGGATGATTCTGGTATTTATCAATAATCATTTGTGTAACTGGTAAGATTGGAATTTTAGAAGCACTTTCTGTTTTTTGTCTATGTGTAAATATCCATCTCTCACCATCAATTCCAAAGCTTATATGCGATTTTGTTAAGTTTTTGACATCTATGTAAGCCAAACCAGTAAAGCAGCTAAAAAGGAATATATCGCGAACTAATGAAAGTCTTTCTGTTTTAAATTCCTTTTCAATTATAGCTTGAACTTCATCTTCGGTTAAATATACTCGTTCGACTTCTTTAACTTTTGATTTATAATTTGCAAATGGATTTTTATCAATCCAATCATTGGCCAAACATATTTTGATAATTTTATTGAAGTTCTTGATGTATTTTACAGCTGTGTTATTCGCACAATTTCTAACACTTCTTAACCAGAATTCATAATCGGTTATAAAAGCGTGATCAATCTTGGTTATATCAATATCAGAAATATTATATTTCCATTGCATGAACTCAATGGTATGTTTCAAAGAAGTGGTGTAACGCTCTAATGTTCCAGGTGCATATTCTTTACCAACTAATTCTTTGATTTTGTTGTTGTGGTCTTGGAAAATAGGAACTAACATTCGTTTAGTCTCAGCTAATCCAAACAATTCATTTTTAAGATTTTCAGTACTAACAGGAATATCTTTTTTAAATAGTCTTTTTTCAGCTTCTAACACTTGATTTTTTAAATAATCAAGATGACTATTGATTGTTCTAGCTTCTTCATTTGAACCCTTAACTTTAGTACCTTCTGATGACCATTTTTCTGGACTGATATACTTATTGGTACTAAACTCAAAACGTTTTGCATTGATAGTAACTCTTGCATAGATTGGGCAAACTCCTAAACTGTTGACTTTTGCTCTTTTAATGTAAAAGAGAATTGATACGGATGTGTTCATTGGTGGTGACCTTAAAGTTATTATTAAATTTATTATTTTTAATAAATACAAACAAGATGTTCAATTTTTGAATATGTTGTTGAACTGCTTGTAGTAGCAGTGTTTTTCATTGAGAGGAGTCACTTAATTTTTTATATTTTAGTGACACCTCGAAAGACACCTAAACTTTGAGATTTAATGAATAATTTGATATAACCCAAAAAGAAAAAACCCACTAAATTGTTGAATTTAGTGGGTTTTGTTACCATTTGCTTTTCAGCTCGCGGAGAAAGAGGGATTTGTATTCCATTTCTAACCGATTGATATTATTAGCTTTAATAATTTTAAAAATCCTAGGGTCTCGCTTTTGCATCTACAAATGACGTGCAAATTTTTCGAAATCTTATAGTACAAATGTATGAAAACTAAAGGATTAATCACAATAAAACCTTTACAAATTGTACAATAAATGAACTAGTTATTGAACTTAATTAGTAGTATTTAGAAGTTTAATAATTAATACTTTCTTTAAGAACCTCATCCAATAATTAAAGGTTGAACTTGTTCAATCTTTAAGCTTGTATATTGGCAGAACTCTTCAACTGATACAAACTCATTTTCAAGCTTATTTAGGTCGTTTCGCATTTTTTGCAACATTCTAGCACTCTGTCTATAACTTTTGCCTGTAATGAGTTGTATGTCCTTTGGGTAGATACAAATCCTCTTATTTTCAAATTTCATACACTATCTATGCCTTTGACTAGGCTTTGAATTACTTAAAACTAGTCGGTTAATTAATTTAAACAGTGTAAAATTAAGTAATATTTGAACTGGTTCAGAAACGATAGTTGAACTTGTCTCAGTGTATTTTATGTCAATTATGGACAAATGTGTCATGTAGTGACACATTGTTTTGACGGTGTTGTTTATAGTTTAAATTTTGTTTTAAAATCAATCTAAAAGTGTTGCAACGTGATGATGATTGAATGAGTTTTTAACTGATTTATTAATGAAATTTTTAATGTTATGGCTAGACAGAAAGGCATAATTAAATTAAAAGGTACTATCGGAGATATTACTTTTTACAAAACCCAAGACGGACATTTAGCTCGTGAGAAAGGTGGAATTGATGCTAGTAGAATTGCTAGCGATCCTGCGTTTCAAAGAACGCGTGAGAATGGTTCGGAGTTTGGAAGAGCTGGAAAAGCTGGTAAGCTTTTAAGAACGGCTCTTAGACCGTTACTTTTAAATTCTGCTGATGGTAGAATGGTGAGTAGACTTACTCAAAGAATGGTGAAAGTTATTCAAGCGGATTTAGTGAGTGAGAGAGGTTTGAGAAATGTTATTGATGGAGAAGCTGAATTGTTATTTGGTTTTGAATTCAATATTCGTGGTAAGCTTGGAACTTCTTTATTTGCTCCTTATGTAGCAACTATTGATCGAGCAGCTGGAGAAATTAAAGTGGATTTGGCATCATTTATTCCTGCGAATATGATTGCAGCTCCTAGTGGAACTACTCACTTTAAAATTATTTCTGGAGGTGCAGAAGTTGATTTTGAAACGGAAACTTTTGTAGTTTCTAGTTCTGAAACTGCGATTTTACCTTGGGATAATACAGCTACTGCTGCAATAAACCAAGTGAATGCTGTTACTCCTGCAAGTACAAAACCATTGTTTTTGGCTGTTGGAGTTGAATTTTATCAAGAAATTAATGGACAAATGTATCCTTTGAAAAATGGTGCTTTTAATCCGTTATCACTTGCTAAAGTTGATGGTGGTGTGTAATGGTTATTCATTTAACTAGAACTTATTTCCCTTACGGAACAAACGGAAAACTCGAATGTGAAGGTAAATTTATTTGTTATACGATTGAATTACCTTGGAAGAATAATGAAAAGAGAGTTTCCTGCATTCCGGTAGGGAAATATTTTATTAGAAAGCGATATAGTCAAAAATTCAAATGGCATTTAGAAGTTTTAGATGTAGAAAATAGAAGTTTTATTTTATTTCATCCTGCTAATAATGCATTAAGAGAATTGAATGGTTGTATTGCTCCGGTGACAAAACTTTCTGGTCCAGGATTAGGACTAATGTCACGAAAAGCATTTGAAAAGCTAAAAACGTTAGTTTATCAAGCTTTGGACAATAAAGAAAGTGTTGAATTGATTGTTGAATAGATTCCCATTTTCATGGGAATGAAAAAATATAAATTATGAAAAAAATTGTAAATAGAGCTACAGCTCCTACTCCAAAGTTTTTTAAAGTGCTTCGAAATGTTGGTTTGGTTTTGGCAGCTGTTGGTGGAACGATTTTAGCTGCTCCAATTGCCTTGCCAGTATTAGTTACAACTATTGGAGGTTATATGGCAGTTGCTGGAGGAGTTTTGACAGCAACTAGTCAGCTTACTACAACTGATGACAGCGAATAACCATACTTTAATGGGAACTGCTGGAGGCACATTTTTAAGTATAGTACCCAATATAAATTCTGATGATATTGCAAAAACTATTATATTAGCTACTGTTGGAGCAATTGTCAGTTTTACAATTTCGTTACTGCTTAAAAGCCTACAAAAGAAGCACAAAAAATAAGTTTAACTCTTGTTGTGGTGACCTTTGGGTTAAACAAAATGAAAGCCAAGTCGAAAGACCTGGCTTTTTTTATCTATTACAATATCGATATAAAATGACTTTACGCATATCGTTGATAAGATTTAGATTTTCATGGAAACGTTTTTCAGATTGTTCTAAAAGCTTTAAAGTTTGAACGTTTTTAAGGTGTTCTTCGTGGTCTTTTATCTCTTGATTTACTTTGTTTGGAAATTCTTTTCTAACATCGTGTAAGCGTAAAAAAGGAATTACAGAACCACAAAGAAACTGATGCCAGAATTTTGTTTTCCAAAGTGCATAAGCTGTTAAATTGATGTTGTCAAAATCTTCTTTATTCTCGAAAATGATAACAAAACTATTTGTGAATGGCTCATTTGAAGGCTTTCCACTGTTTAATCCTTTGTTTAAAATGAATAGGTGTGGATTTTTGTAAATCGTTCCTTTAGTGTAGGTTTTAATGACAAATTTTAGCATAACATCGGCTTTTAAAAATTGATTAGATTTTCAATTTTCTACGGTGTTTCTTATGAAATGCAGGTTTGCCTCGCTATGCTCCGCACACATAAATTTTTCAAAAGAAAAAAAGAAAAAAAAGAAAGCCGTATTTTCAAGTGGAAGGTTTCAAAAAAGCAAGTTTTTCGGATAAAATACTACCTGATAAGGTGGAGATTTTATCCGAAACCTGAAAGGCTTGAACTTGCTTTTTTGAATACCTGGAACTTATCTTTGCTTCCTTTTTTTTATTTATTTTTTTTGAATTTCCAATCAATTATTGTTTTGAAATCGGATGTTGTTTTGGATACGTTCTATCTACCGAGGTTGTGTTTTGGAATGTGGGAAGTTGTTTAAAGGGTATTGAATTATAAAACAGGATAAATAACCATAGGCAAATTAATATGAATACTTTTATCCTGTTTTAAAATTTAATACTCTTTTGTGGATTTGATTTTTGAGGATGCCTTTAGGTCAGTTGGCAGTAGCAGTGTTCAGTTAGCAGAAAAGTATCTTATGGAAATGGGAAGCATCTTCAAAAAACAATGCATTATCATACCTAGTGCGATGAGGCAGTAGCGTAGGCAAGTGTGTGATTTTTTATTTGCTTATGGGGTTGTTGTGATTGCTTTTATGTTGGATAGATGCCTGATATGCGATTGAGAACATATGCTTCAATAACTTTAAATGTACCTAGTATCGTTATGGCATCTGTCCAACGTGAAAGCAATGGAGTTCGTGGTTTCTGGCAAATGAAAAATCATACTCTTGCTGACTCTTTTTGTATTTGTGGGTGCCAGAAAATAATTAGCAAAGTAGAGTTATGAATTATGAATTGGGTTGTTTTGGAAATGTAGCACGCACAAAAACAATGAAAATACTACCTATGTCTGCGGTTAGTTTATAAAACAATACTACTAGTCATGCGATATAAAAATTATCTAACTACTAAAAATATGCAACGGATTATTGAAAGTGGTTTGTGAAGGACGGTGTTTTTTGTAGCTGGGTGATGCGATGGGAGCTGCAAAAAATGTTGTCCTGGAACAAACCACACGAGCGGTGGGTGTGCGGCTTTTTTACATAATGTTATTATAGTGCATCCTTTGGTTTCATTAGATGCAGGATATTTGTTTATGCACTATAATGCCACATTATGTAACTAAGCTTGGGAGAAAA
Protein-coding sequences here:
- a CDS encoding DUF6943 family protein, whose protein sequence is MLKFVIKTYTKGTIYKNPHLFILNKGLNSGKPSNEPFTNSFVIIFENKEDFDNINLTAYALWKTKFWHQFLCGSVIPFLRLHDVRKEFPNKVNQEIKDHEEHLKNVQTLKLLEQSEKRFHENLNLINDMRKVILYRYCNR
- a CDS encoding site-specific integrase — encoded protein: MNTSVSILFYIKRAKVNSLGVCPIYARVTINAKRFEFSTNKYISPEKWSSEGTKVKGSNEEARTINSHLDYLKNQVLEAEKRLFKKDIPVSTENLKNELFGLAETKRMLVPIFQDHNNKIKELVGKEYAPGTLERYTTSLKHTIEFMQWKYNISDIDITKIDHAFITDYEFWLRSVRNCANNTAVKYIKNFNKIIKICLANDWIDKNPFANYKSKVKEVERVYLTEDEVQAIIEKEFKTERLSLVRDIFLFSCFTGLAYIDVKNLTKSHISFGIDGERWIFTHRQKTESASKIPILPVTQMIIDKYQNHPQSNNQEKLLPILSNQKMNAYLKEIATVCEIEKELTFHIARHTFATTVTLTNGVPIESVSKMLGHKNLRTTQHYAKVLDRKVSEDMKTLKDKFSSSFKLNSKEA
- a CDS encoding DUF6660 family protein — encoded protein: MKFLNYILSLYLVVLSCLPCADVEATSFTHTSSKIDTNHENHSHDKENDACSPFCVCNCCGQSVLSYVPAIVFNFHTPTVEIQTLNSIYKSNLYSNFFGSIWQPPQIV
- a CDS encoding DUF5675 family protein, whose protein sequence is MVIHLTRTYFPYGTNGKLECEGKFICYTIELPWKNNEKRVSCIPVGKYFIRKRYSQKFKWHLEVLDVENRSFILFHPANNALRELNGCIAPVTKLSGPGLGLMSRKAFEKLKTLVYQALDNKESVELIVE